One Pseudomonas rhizophila DNA window includes the following coding sequences:
- the atpA gene encoding F0F1 ATP synthase subunit alpha, whose protein sequence is MQQLNPSEISEIIKGRIDKLDVTSQARNEGTVVSVSDGIVRIHGLADVMYGEMIEFPGGVYGMALNLEQDSVGAVVLGAYTSLAEGMSAKCTGRILEVPVGKELLGRVVDALGNPVDGKGPLNNTETDAVEKVAPGVIWRKSVDQPVQTGYKAVDAMIPVGRGQRELIIGDRQIGKTALAIDAIINQKNSGIFCVYVAIGQKQSTIANVVRKLEENGALANTIIVAASASESPALQFLAPYSGCTMGEYFRDRGEDALIVYDDLSKQAVAYRQISLLLRRPPGREAYPGDVFYLHSRLLERASRVSEEYVEKFTNGAVTGKTGSLTALPIIETQAGDVSAFVPTNVISITDGQIFLESAMFNSGIRPAVNAGVSVSRVGGAAQTKIIKKLSGGIRTALAQYRELAAFAQFASDLDEATRKQLEHGQRVTELMKQKQYAPMSIADMALSLYAAERGFLTDVEIAKVGSFEQALIAYFNRDHADLMAKINVKGDFNDEIDAGMKAGIEKFKATQTW, encoded by the coding sequence ATGCAGCAACTCAATCCTTCCGAAATAAGTGAAATTATCAAGGGCCGCATCGACAAGCTCGATGTGACCTCCCAAGCCCGTAACGAAGGCACTGTCGTCAGCGTATCTGACGGCATCGTGCGGATTCACGGTCTGGCCGACGTCATGTACGGCGAGATGATCGAGTTTCCGGGCGGCGTCTACGGTATGGCCCTCAACCTGGAGCAAGACTCTGTAGGTGCCGTGGTATTGGGCGCGTACACGTCTCTGGCTGAAGGCATGAGCGCCAAGTGCACCGGCCGCATCCTCGAAGTTCCGGTTGGTAAGGAACTGCTGGGTCGCGTAGTCGACGCACTGGGTAACCCAGTTGACGGCAAAGGTCCGCTGAACAACACCGAGACCGATGCGGTCGAGAAAGTTGCTCCAGGCGTGATCTGGCGTAAGTCGGTAGACCAGCCTGTACAGACTGGCTACAAGGCTGTCGATGCCATGATCCCTGTCGGCCGTGGCCAGCGTGAGCTGATCATCGGTGACCGTCAGATCGGTAAAACCGCTCTGGCGATCGACGCGATCATCAACCAGAAGAACAGCGGCATTTTCTGCGTCTACGTGGCAATCGGTCAGAAGCAATCGACCATCGCCAACGTGGTTCGCAAGCTGGAAGAAAACGGCGCCCTGGCCAACACGATCATCGTGGCTGCCAGTGCTTCGGAATCTCCTGCGTTGCAGTTCCTGGCACCGTACTCCGGTTGCACCATGGGCGAATACTTCCGCGACCGCGGTGAAGACGCGCTGATCGTTTATGACGATCTGTCCAAGCAGGCAGTGGCTTACCGCCAGATCTCCCTGCTGCTGCGCCGTCCACCAGGCCGTGAAGCTTACCCAGGCGACGTGTTCTATCTCCACTCCCGTCTGCTGGAGCGCGCATCCCGCGTTTCGGAAGAGTACGTAGAGAAGTTCACCAACGGCGCAGTGACCGGCAAAACCGGTTCCCTGACCGCACTGCCGATCATCGAAACCCAGGCTGGCGACGTTTCCGCGTTCGTTCCGACCAACGTGATTTCCATCACCGACGGTCAGATCTTCCTGGAATCGGCCATGTTCAACTCCGGGATCCGTCCTGCTGTGAACGCCGGTGTTTCGGTATCCCGTGTGGGTGGTGCCGCTCAGACCAAGATCATCAAGAAGCTCTCCGGTGGTATCCGTACCGCTCTGGCTCAGTACCGTGAACTGGCGGCATTCGCCCAATTCGCGTCTGACCTGGACGAAGCGACCCGTAAGCAACTTGAGCATGGTCAGCGCGTTACCGAGCTGATGAAGCAGAAGCAATACGCTCCGATGTCGATCGCTGACATGGCGTTGTCGCTGTATGCCGCTGAACGTGGGTTCCTGACTGACGTCGAAATCGCCAAGGTCGGCAGCTTTGAACAAGCGCTGATTGCTTACTTCAACCGCGATCACGCCGATTTGATGGCGAAGATCAACGTGAAGGGTGACTTCAATGACGAAATCGACGCTGGCATGAAAGCCGGTATCGAGAAGTTCAAGGCCACCCAAACCTGGTAA
- the glmS gene encoding glutamine--fructose-6-phosphate transaminase (isomerizing), protein MCGIVGAVAERNITAILLEGLKRLEYRGYDSAGVAVFTNDEKLERMRRPGKVSELEQALDAEPLVGRLGIAHTRWATHGAPCERNAHPHFSDNLAVVHNGIIENHEALREQLKALGYVFTSDTDTEVIAHLLNHKLKELMDLTAALKATVKELHGAYGLAVISAEQPDRLVAARSGSPLVIGLGLGENFLASDQLALRQVTDRFMYLEEGDIAEIRRDSVQIWDIDGKAVERETVQYRDGAEAADKGEFRHFMLKEIHEQPAVVQRTLEGRMSQSQVLVQAFGPQAAELFAKVRNVQIVACGTSYHAGMVARYWLEELAGIPCQVEVASEFRYRKVVVQPDTLFVTISQSGETADTLAALRNAKELGFLASLAICNVGISSLVRESDLTLLTQAGREIGVASTKAFTTQLVGLLLLTLSLGQVRGTLGEGVEATLVEELRRLPTRLGEALAMDSTVEKIAELFAEKNHTLFLGRGAQFPVAMEGALKLKEISYIHAEAYPAGELKHGPLALVDNDMPVVTVAPNNELLEKLKSNLQEVRARGGQLIVFADEKAGMTNGEGTHVVHMPHIHDILSPILYTIPLQLLSYYVAVLKGTDVDQPRNLAKSVTVE, encoded by the coding sequence ATGTGTGGAATTGTCGGCGCCGTTGCTGAGCGCAACATCACTGCAATCTTGCTCGAAGGCCTCAAGCGCCTCGAATACCGTGGTTATGACAGTGCCGGTGTGGCGGTGTTTACCAACGACGAGAAGCTTGAGCGCATGCGACGCCCAGGCAAAGTCAGTGAGCTGGAGCAAGCGCTGGACGCCGAGCCGCTGGTGGGGCGCCTGGGCATCGCCCACACCCGCTGGGCCACTCACGGCGCGCCGTGCGAGCGTAACGCCCACCCGCATTTCTCCGACAACCTGGCGGTTGTGCACAACGGCATTATCGAGAATCACGAAGCGCTACGTGAGCAACTCAAGGCACTCGGCTATGTGTTCACCTCCGACACTGACACCGAAGTCATTGCCCACCTGCTCAATCACAAGCTCAAGGAGTTGATGGACCTGACTGCGGCGCTCAAGGCCACCGTCAAGGAGCTCCACGGTGCCTATGGCTTGGCGGTGATCAGTGCCGAACAGCCGGATCGACTGGTTGCTGCCCGCAGCGGCAGCCCGTTGGTGATCGGTCTGGGCCTGGGGGAAAATTTCCTGGCTTCCGATCAGTTGGCGCTGCGTCAGGTCACTGACCGCTTCATGTACCTGGAAGAGGGCGATATCGCCGAAATTCGCCGCGACAGCGTGCAGATCTGGGACATCGACGGCAAAGCCGTGGAGCGCGAGACCGTTCAATACCGTGACGGCGCCGAAGCCGCCGACAAGGGCGAGTTCCGGCACTTCATGCTCAAGGAGATCCACGAACAACCGGCCGTGGTGCAACGCACCCTGGAAGGCCGCATGAGCCAGAGCCAGGTGCTGGTCCAGGCGTTCGGGCCACAGGCCGCCGAGCTGTTCGCCAAGGTTCGCAACGTGCAGATCGTTGCCTGTGGCACCAGCTACCACGCCGGTATGGTGGCTCGTTACTGGCTGGAAGAGTTGGCCGGTATTCCGTGCCAGGTCGAAGTCGCCAGCGAATTCCGTTACCGCAAAGTGGTGGTGCAACCCGACACCCTGTTCGTGACCATTTCCCAGTCCGGTGAAACCGCCGACACCTTGGCCGCCCTGCGTAACGCCAAGGAGCTGGGTTTCCTCGCCAGCCTGGCGATCTGCAATGTGGGCATCAGCTCGTTGGTGCGCGAATCCGACCTGACCCTGCTGACCCAGGCTGGCCGTGAAATCGGTGTGGCGTCGACCAAGGCGTTCACCACGCAGTTGGTGGGCCTGCTGTTGCTGACCCTGTCTCTGGGACAGGTGCGCGGGACCTTGGGCGAGGGTGTTGAGGCAACATTGGTGGAAGAACTGCGCCGCCTGCCGACCCGTCTGGGCGAAGCCCTGGCGATGGACAGCACCGTGGAAAAAATCGCCGAGTTGTTCGCCGAGAAGAACCACACCCTGTTCCTGGGACGTGGCGCGCAATTCCCGGTGGCGATGGAAGGCGCCCTGAAGCTCAAGGAAATTTCCTATATCCACGCTGAAGCCTATCCGGCCGGTGAACTCAAGCACGGCCCGCTGGCCCTGGTGGATAACGATATGCCCGTGGTCACCGTGGCGCCGAACAACGAGCTGCTGGAAAAGCTCAAGTCCAACCTGCAGGAAGTGCGCGCCCGTGGCGGCCAGCTGATTGTCTTTGCTGATGAGAAGGCCGGCATGACCAATGGTGAAGGTACTCACGTGGTGCACATGCCGCACATCCACGACATCCTGTCGCCGATCCTCTACACGATCCCGCTGCAGTTGTTGTCGTACTATGTCGCCGTACTCAAGGGCACTGACGTCGACCAGCCACGAAACCTGGCCAAGTCCGTGACAGTGGAGTAA
- the atpE gene encoding F0F1 ATP synthase subunit C, with translation METVVGLTAIAVALLIGLGALGTAIGFGLLGGKFLEGAARQPEMVPMLQVKMFIVAGLLDAVTMIGVGIALFFTFANPFVGQIAG, from the coding sequence ATGGAAACTGTAGTTGGTCTAACCGCTATCGCTGTTGCACTGTTGATCGGCCTGGGCGCACTGGGTACCGCAATTGGTTTCGGCCTGCTGGGCGGCAAGTTCCTGGAAGGCGCCGCGCGTCAGCCAGAAATGGTTCCAATGCTGCAAGTTAAAATGTTCATCGTGGCTGGTCTGCTCGACGCCGTGACCATGATCGGTGTTGGTATCGCTCTGTTCTTCACCTTTGCGAACCCGTTCGTTGGTCAAATCGCTGGCTAA
- a CDS encoding F0F1 ATP synthase subunit B: MNINATLIGQSVAFLIFVLFCMKFVWPPVIAALHERQKKIADGLDAASRAARDLELAHEKVGQQLREAKAQAAEIIEQAKKRGTQIVDEAREQARVEADRVKAQAQAEIEQELNSVKDALRAQVGALAVGGASKILGATIDQNAHAELVNKLAAEI; the protein is encoded by the coding sequence GTGAACATTAATGCGACCCTGATTGGCCAGTCCGTTGCGTTCCTGATTTTTGTACTGTTCTGCATGAAGTTCGTATGGCCTCCGGTCATTGCGGCATTGCACGAACGTCAAAAGAAGATCGCGGATGGTCTGGACGCTGCCAGCCGTGCAGCTCGCGACCTGGAGTTGGCCCATGAGAAAGTGGGTCAGCAACTGCGCGAAGCGAAAGCTCAGGCAGCTGAAATCATCGAGCAAGCCAAGAAACGCGGTACCCAGATTGTCGACGAAGCCCGTGAACAGGCTCGCGTCGAAGCTGACCGTGTGAAGGCTCAGGCTCAAGCCGAGATCGAACAGGAACTGAACAGTGTCAAAGACGCCCTGCGTGCCCAAGTGGGTGCCCTGGCTGTTGGCGGTGCTTCGAAGATCCTGGGTGCCACAATCGATCAAAACGCGCACGCAGAGCTGGTAAACAAACTGGCTGCTGAAATTTAA
- the atpB gene encoding F0F1 ATP synthase subunit A, which translates to MAETTASGYIQHHLQNLTFGQLPNGGWGFAHTAAEAKEMGFWAFHVDTLGWSVALGLIFVLLFRMAAKKATSGQPGALQNFVEVLVEFVDGSVKDSFHGRSPVIAPLALTIFVWVFLMNAIDLVPVDWIPQLAILISGDSHIPFRAVSTTDPNATLGMAFSVFALIIFYSIKVKGIGGFIGELTLHPFGSKNILVQALLIPVNFLLEFVTLIAKPISLALRLFGNMYAGELVFILIAVMFGSGLLWLSGLGVVLQWAWAVFHILIITLQAFIFMMLTIVYLSMAHEENH; encoded by the coding sequence ATGGCAGAGACAACCGCTTCGGGCTATATCCAGCACCACTTGCAGAACCTGACCTTCGGGCAGCTACCCAATGGCGGCTGGGGCTTTGCTCACACCGCAGCAGAAGCCAAGGAAATGGGCTTCTGGGCCTTCCACGTCGATACGCTCGGCTGGTCGGTCGCACTGGGTCTGATCTTCGTGCTTCTTTTCCGCATGGCGGCGAAGAAGGCGACTTCCGGTCAGCCTGGTGCACTGCAGAACTTCGTTGAAGTATTGGTCGAATTCGTCGATGGCAGCGTGAAAGACAGCTTCCATGGCCGTAGCCCGGTGATCGCACCGCTGGCACTGACCATCTTCGTCTGGGTGTTCCTGATGAACGCCATCGACCTGGTACCGGTCGACTGGATTCCTCAGCTGGCCATCCTGATCTCCGGCGATTCGCACATCCCGTTCCGCGCCGTGTCGACTACCGACCCGAACGCGACCCTGGGCATGGCGTTCTCGGTTTTCGCACTGATCATTTTCTATAGCATCAAGGTCAAGGGCATCGGCGGCTTCATCGGCGAACTGACCCTGCACCCGTTCGGCAGCAAGAACATTCTCGTTCAGGCCCTGCTGATCCCGGTGAACTTCCTTCTGGAGTTCGTGACCCTGATCGCCAAACCGATCTCCCTGGCCCTGCGTCTGTTCGGCAACATGTATGCCGGCGAGCTGGTGTTCATCCTGATCGCCGTGATGTTCGGCAGCGGTCTGCTCTGGCTCAGCGGCCTGGGTGTAGTTCTGCAGTGGGCGTGGGCTGTGTTCCACATCCTGATCATCACCCTGCAGGCGTTCATCTTCATGATGCTGACCATCGTCTACCTGTCGATGGCGCACGAAGAAAACCATTAA
- the atpG gene encoding F0F1 ATP synthase subunit gamma, with protein MAGAKEIRSKIASIKSTQKITSAMEKVAVSKMRKAQMRMAASRPYAERIRQVIGHLANANPEYRHPFMIDRAIKRVGYVVVSSDRGLCGGLNTNLFKALVKDMAVNREQGVEIDLCVIGSKGAAFFRNFGGNVVAAISHLGEEPSINDLIGSVKVMLDAYLEGRIDRLSVVSNKFINTMTQQPTVEQLIPLVATPEQELKHHWDYLYEPDAKELLDGLMVRYVESQVYQAVVENNAAEQAARMIAMKNATDNAGDLISDLQLIYNKARQAAITQEISEIVGGAAAV; from the coding sequence ATGGCAGGCGCAAAAGAGATTCGCAGTAAGATTGCGAGCATCAAAAGCACGCAAAAGATTACCAGCGCCATGGAAAAAGTGGCGGTCAGCAAAATGCGCAAGGCACAAATGCGCATGGCTGCTAGCCGTCCCTACGCGGAGCGCATCCGCCAGGTAATTGGTCATCTGGCCAACGCCAACCCGGAATATCGCCACCCGTTCATGATCGACCGCGCCATCAAGCGCGTCGGTTACGTTGTGGTGAGCAGTGACCGTGGTCTGTGCGGTGGCTTGAACACCAACCTGTTCAAGGCCCTGGTCAAGGACATGGCTGTAAACCGTGAACAAGGCGTCGAGATCGATCTGTGCGTGATTGGTAGCAAAGGTGCGGCTTTTTTCCGCAACTTCGGCGGTAACGTCGTCGCTGCTATCAGCCACCTGGGTGAAGAGCCGTCGATCAATGATCTGATCGGCAGCGTCAAGGTGATGCTGGATGCTTACCTGGAAGGCCGTATTGACCGCCTGTCCGTGGTATCCAACAAATTCATCAACACCATGACGCAACAGCCTACCGTGGAGCAGTTGATTCCACTGGTGGCGACCCCGGAACAGGAACTCAAGCACCACTGGGACTACCTCTACGAACCGGATGCCAAAGAGCTGCTTGACGGCTTGATGGTCCGCTACGTGGAATCGCAGGTTTACCAGGCGGTGGTCGAGAACAACGCAGCTGAACAAGCGGCGCGGATGATCGCGATGAAGAACGCTACCGACAACGCCGGTGATCTGATCAGTGATTTGCAACTGATCTACAACAAGGCGCGTCAGGCTGCGATCACCCAAGAGATCTCGGAAATCGTCGGCGGCGCTGCCGCGGTTTAA
- a CDS encoding DeoR/GlpR family DNA-binding transcription regulator, protein MSKRNTPQRRHNILALLQEQGEVSVDELAKRFETSEVTIRKDLAALETNGLLLRRYGGAVPMPQELVADNGQAVSKYKQAIARAAVKRVREHARIIIDSGSTTAAMIPQLGLQPGLVVMTNSLHVASALSELEHEPVLLMTGGTWDPHSESFQGQVAEQVLRSYDFDQLFIGADGIDLVRGTTTFNELLGLSRVMAEVAREVIVMVEADKIGRKIPNLELPWSSVHTLITDDRLPVEARDQIQARGINVICASASQEK, encoded by the coding sequence ATGTCCAAGCGCAACACACCACAGCGCCGCCACAACATCCTTGCCTTGCTTCAAGAGCAGGGCGAAGTCAGTGTCGATGAGTTGGCCAAGCGCTTCGAAACCTCGGAAGTTACGATTCGCAAGGATCTCGCCGCGTTGGAAACCAATGGTTTGCTGCTGCGTCGTTACGGTGGAGCGGTCCCCATGCCGCAGGAACTGGTCGCCGATAACGGGCAAGCCGTCTCCAAATACAAACAAGCCATTGCCCGGGCCGCGGTGAAGCGGGTCCGCGAACATGCGCGGATTATCATCGACAGCGGCAGCACCACCGCGGCAATGATTCCTCAGCTCGGACTGCAGCCGGGGTTGGTGGTGATGACCAATTCCCTGCATGTCGCCAGTGCCCTGAGCGAGCTGGAGCATGAACCGGTGCTGTTGATGACCGGCGGTACCTGGGATCCTCATTCCGAGTCGTTCCAGGGCCAAGTCGCGGAGCAGGTCCTGCGCTCCTACGATTTCGACCAGTTGTTTATCGGCGCCGACGGCATCGATCTGGTCCGAGGCACCACCACCTTTAACGAACTGTTGGGCCTGAGCCGTGTGATGGCTGAGGTTGCCCGCGAAGTGATCGTGATGGTGGAGGCCGACAAGATCGGCCGAAAAATTCCCAACCTGGAACTGCCGTGGAGCAGCGTCCATACCCTCATTACCGATGATCGCCTGCCCGTGGAGGCCCGCGATCAGATTCAGGCCCGTGGAATCAATGTGATCTGCGCGTCTGCCAGCCAGGAGAAATAG
- the glmU gene encoding bifunctional UDP-N-acetylglucosamine diphosphorylase/glucosamine-1-phosphate N-acetyltransferase GlmU, whose product MSLEIVILAAGQGTRMRSALPKVLHPVAGNSMLGHVIHSARQLDPQRIHVVIGHGADAVRERLAADDLNFVLQDKQLGTGHAVAQAVPFITADTVLILYGDVPLIEVDTLQRLLKHAAPQQLGLLTVELDDPTGYGRIVRNADGQVTAIVEQKDANEAQRAITEGNTGILAVPAERLGDWMSRLSNNNAQGEYYLTDVIAMAVSDGLVVATEQPLDAMEVQGANDRRQLAELERHYQLRAARRLMAQGVTLRDPARFDVRGEVSVGRDVVIDINVILEGKVIIEDDVVIGPNCVIKDSTLRKGVVIKANSHLDGAVMGEGSDAGPFARLRPGTVLEAHAHVGNFVELKNAHMGEGAKAGHLTYLGDAEIGARTNIGAGTITCNYDGANKYQTTIGEDVFIGSNNSLVAPVTIGDGSNTAAGSTINQDVDKSQLAVARARQRNIDGWKRPVKIQKT is encoded by the coding sequence ATGTCTCTCGAAATCGTTATCCTCGCGGCGGGTCAAGGCACTCGCATGCGTTCGGCGCTGCCCAAGGTATTGCACCCGGTGGCCGGCAATTCCATGCTCGGTCATGTTATCCACAGCGCCCGGCAACTTGATCCACAGCGCATTCACGTGGTGATCGGCCACGGGGCGGATGCTGTGCGTGAGCGTTTGGCGGCGGATGACCTTAATTTTGTCCTGCAGGATAAACAACTGGGGACCGGCCACGCGGTGGCCCAGGCGGTGCCATTTATTACTGCCGATACGGTACTGATTCTCTACGGCGACGTGCCGCTGATCGAAGTCGATACCTTGCAGCGCCTGCTCAAGCATGCTGCTCCACAGCAATTGGGCCTGCTGACCGTCGAGCTGGATGACCCCACTGGTTACGGCCGCATTGTGCGCAACGCCGACGGCCAGGTGACAGCGATTGTCGAGCAAAAGGACGCCAACGAAGCCCAGCGCGCGATCACCGAAGGCAACACCGGCATTCTTGCCGTACCGGCTGAACGCCTGGGCGACTGGATGAGTCGTTTGTCGAACAACAATGCCCAGGGCGAGTACTACCTGACCGACGTGATTGCCATGGCGGTCAGCGACGGGCTGGTGGTCGCCACTGAGCAGCCGCTGGATGCCATGGAAGTGCAGGGCGCCAACGATCGCCGGCAACTGGCCGAACTGGAGCGTCACTATCAATTGCGCGCCGCCCGCCGCCTGATGGCTCAGGGCGTGACCCTGCGCGACCCGGCCCGTTTCGATGTGCGCGGTGAAGTCAGCGTCGGCCGCGATGTGGTCATCGACATCAACGTTATCCTTGAAGGCAAGGTCATCATCGAAGACGACGTGGTCATCGGCCCGAACTGTGTGATCAAGGACAGCACCCTGCGAAAAGGCGTGGTGATCAAAGCCAACAGTCACCTCGATGGCGCCGTCATGGGCGAAGGCAGCGACGCGGGCCCATTTGCTCGCCTGCGTCCGGGTACCGTGCTGGAAGCCCACGCCCATGTGGGTAACTTCGTCGAGCTCAAGAATGCCCACATGGGCGAAGGCGCCAAGGCCGGTCACCTGACCTATTTGGGTGACGCTGAAATCGGTGCACGCACCAACATTGGCGCCGGTACCATCACCTGCAATTACGACGGCGCCAATAAGTATCAGACGACTATTGGTGAGGACGTGTTCATCGGCTCCAATAATTCGCTGGTTGCACCGGTGACCATTGGTGATGGATCAAACACCGCAGCAGGTTCAACCATCAATCAGGATGTGGATAAGTCTCAACTGGCTGTGGCCCGTGCGCGGCAGCGCAACATCGATGGCTGGAAGCGCCCAGTCAAAATCCAGAAAACCTGA
- a CDS encoding F0F1 ATP synthase subunit delta, whose translation MAELTTLARPYAKAAFEHAQAHQQLANWSAMLGLAAAVSQDDTMQRVLKAPRLTSAEKAATFIDVCGDKFDAKAQNFIHVVAENDRLPLLPEIAALFDLYKAEQEKSVDVEVTSAFALNQEQQDKLAKVLSARLNREVRLDVTEDPALIGGVVIRAGDLVIDGSIRGKIAKLAEALKS comes from the coding sequence ATGGCAGAACTGACCACGTTGGCCCGACCTTACGCTAAGGCGGCCTTCGAGCACGCTCAGGCCCACCAGCAACTGGCCAATTGGTCAGCCATGCTCGGCCTGGCAGCAGCGGTGTCGCAAGACGACACCATGCAGCGCGTGCTCAAGGCCCCGCGACTGACGAGCGCAGAAAAGGCCGCCACGTTCATTGACGTGTGCGGCGACAAGTTCGATGCCAAGGCACAGAATTTCATTCACGTCGTTGCCGAAAACGACCGTCTCCCGCTTCTGCCGGAGATCGCCGCATTGTTCGACCTGTACAAGGCTGAGCAAGAGAAGTCGGTAGACGTGGAAGTGACCAGTGCTTTTGCATTGAACCAAGAACAGCAAGACAAACTCGCCAAGGTTCTCAGTGCACGACTCAACCGGGAAGTGCGTCTGGACGTTACGGAAGACCCTGCCTTGATTGGTGGTGTCGTTATCCGCGCCGGTGACCTGGTTATCGATGGCTCGATTCGCGGCAAAATCGCGAAACTTGCCGAAGCATTGAAATCTTGA
- the atpD gene encoding F0F1 ATP synthase subunit beta, with protein MSSGRIVQIIGAVIDVEFPRDSVPSIYNALKVQGAETTLEVQQQLGDGVVRTIAMGSTEGLKRGLDVVDSGAAISVPVGKATLGRIMDVLGNPIDEAGPIATEERWGIHRPAPSFAEQAGGNDLLETGIKVIDLVCPFAKGGKVGLFGGAGVGKTVNMMELIRNIAIEHSGYSVFAGVGERTREGNDFYHEMKDSNVLDKVALVYGQMNEPPGNRLRVALTGLTMAEKFRDEGNDVLLFVDNIYRYTLAGTEVSALLGRMPSAVGYQPTLAEEMGVLQERITSTKEGSITSIQAVYVPADDLTDPSPATTFAHLDATVVLSRDIASLGIYPAVDPLDSTSRQLDPNVIGQEHYDTARGVQYVLQRYKELKDIIAILGMDELSETDKQLVSRARKIQRFLSQPFFVAEVFTGASGKYVSLKDTIAGFKGILNGDYDHLPEQAFYMVGGIEEAIEKAKKL; from the coding sequence ATGAGTAGCGGACGTATCGTTCAAATCATCGGCGCCGTTATCGACGTGGAATTTCCACGCGACAGCGTACCGAGCATCTACAACGCGCTGAAAGTACAAGGCGCGGAAACCACTCTGGAAGTTCAGCAGCAGCTGGGCGACGGCGTGGTACGTACCATTGCGATGGGCTCCACCGAAGGCTTGAAGCGCGGTCTGGATGTTGTCGACTCTGGCGCAGCCATCTCCGTACCGGTCGGTAAAGCGACCCTGGGCCGGATCATGGACGTACTGGGCAACCCGATCGACGAAGCAGGTCCGATCGCCACCGAAGAGCGCTGGGGCATTCACCGTCCTGCGCCATCCTTCGCTGAACAGGCAGGCGGCAACGACCTGCTGGAAACCGGCATCAAGGTTATCGACCTGGTTTGCCCGTTCGCCAAGGGCGGTAAAGTCGGTCTGTTCGGTGGTGCCGGTGTGGGCAAGACCGTAAACATGATGGAACTGATCCGTAACATCGCCATCGAGCACAGCGGTTATTCCGTGTTCGCCGGTGTGGGTGAGCGTACTCGTGAGGGTAACGACTTCTACCACGAGATGAAGGACTCCAACGTTCTGGACAAAGTGGCACTGGTTTACGGTCAGATGAACGAGCCGCCGGGAAACCGTCTGCGCGTAGCCCTGACTGGCCTGACCATGGCCGAGAAGTTCCGTGACGAAGGTAACGACGTACTGTTGTTCGTCGACAACATCTACCGTTACACCCTGGCCGGTACTGAAGTATCCGCACTGCTGGGCCGTATGCCTTCGGCAGTAGGTTACCAGCCGACCCTGGCTGAAGAGATGGGCGTGCTGCAAGAGCGCATCACTTCGACCAAGGAAGGTTCGATCACCTCGATCCAGGCGGTATACGTACCGGCGGACGACTTGACCGACCCGTCGCCAGCGACCACCTTCGCCCACTTGGACGCCACCGTCGTTCTGTCCCGTGACATCGCTTCCCTGGGTATCTACCCAGCGGTAGACCCACTGGACTCGACTTCGCGTCAGCTGGACCCGAACGTGATCGGCCAGGAGCACTACGACACCGCTCGCGGCGTTCAGTACGTGCTGCAGCGTTACAAAGAGCTGAAGGACATCATTGCGATCCTGGGTATGGACGAGCTGTCGGAAACCGACAAGCAGTTGGTATCCCGCGCTCGTAAGATCCAGCGCTTCTTGTCGCAGCCGTTCTTCGTGGCTGAAGTCTTCACCGGTGCCTCGGGTAAATACGTTTCCCTGAAAGACACCATTGCTGGCTTCAAAGGCATCCTCAACGGTGACTACGACCACCTGCCAGAACAAGCGTTCTACATGGTCGGCGGCATCGAAGAAGCGATCGAGAAAGCCAAGAAACTGTAA
- a CDS encoding F0F1 ATP synthase subunit epsilon has translation MAMTVHCDIVSAEGEIFSGLVEMVVAHGELGDLGIALGHAPLITNLKPGPIRLIKQGGESEVYYISGGFLEVQPNMVKVLADTVQRAADLDEASAQEAVKAAEKALHERGAEFDYGSAAARLAEAAAQLRTVQQIRKKFGG, from the coding sequence ATGGCTATGACAGTCCATTGCGATATCGTCAGTGCGGAAGGGGAAATTTTCTCCGGTCTGGTCGAGATGGTGGTTGCGCATGGTGAGCTGGGCGATCTTGGTATCGCTCTGGGTCACGCACCGCTGATCACTAATCTGAAACCAGGTCCGATCCGCTTGATCAAGCAGGGCGGGGAATCCGAGGTGTATTACATCTCCGGTGGTTTCCTCGAGGTTCAGCCGAACATGGTCAAGGTCCTTGCCGACACCGTGCAACGTGCTGCCGACCTGGACGAAGCCTCCGCTCAGGAAGCCGTCAAGGCTGCTGAGAAGGCCTTGCATGAGCGCGGCGCCGAGTTCGATTACGGCTCTGCTGCTGCACGTCTGGCCGAGGCCGCAGCTCAGCTGCGCACCGTCCAGCAGATCCGCAAGAAGTTCGGCGGTTAA